From Spartinivicinus ruber, the proteins below share one genomic window:
- a CDS encoding HlyD family type I secretion periplasmic adaptor subunit — protein MNKSALKKQSPQALAARSKARLKGSKERIKEVAFKAKVADNMPSYDLDYMSDTSAAMMLKTPKGSRVLLFAVLSVVIVLLIWAAWADVDEVTRGEGKVIPSTHLQVVQNLEGGILKELYVAEGDMVKKGQSLMQLDDTRFASSFRESEVEYFSLLASIARLKSEINDTPLVFPKELDKFPEYKKREREIFKSRQQSKESELSIVKEQVEQVQQDLKSTQAQKRRLERSRRLLKREYEMTKPLARQGVVSEVEMIQLEQRLNDLEGELETTGLAIPKLESSYKETQQQEQEVRLEFKEKAVSELKEAEVKIAQLVESRSSIEDQVQRTSVRSPVAGIVKKINITTIGGVVQPGMNLIEIVPLEDTLLVEAKIRPKDIAFIRLGLKAVVKFTAYDFAIYGGLDGIVEHISADTIQDEEDESYYLVRIRTEESNLGSKDKPLPIIPGMLAGVDIITGKKTVLDYLLKPILRAKQNALTER, from the coding sequence ATGAATAAATCAGCCTTGAAAAAGCAGAGCCCTCAGGCTTTAGCGGCACGCTCTAAAGCAAGATTAAAGGGTTCTAAAGAGCGTATCAAAGAAGTGGCGTTTAAAGCCAAAGTCGCGGATAACATGCCCTCTTACGATCTGGACTATATGTCAGACACCAGTGCGGCAATGATGCTAAAAACACCCAAAGGGAGTCGTGTTCTACTTTTTGCTGTGCTATCGGTTGTCATTGTCTTATTGATTTGGGCGGCCTGGGCTGATGTAGACGAAGTGACCCGTGGCGAGGGTAAAGTTATTCCTTCTACTCATTTGCAGGTCGTACAAAACTTAGAAGGTGGAATACTGAAGGAGCTTTATGTTGCAGAAGGTGACATGGTGAAAAAAGGCCAATCGTTAATGCAGTTGGATGATACTCGCTTTGCTTCCAGCTTTCGGGAAAGTGAGGTTGAGTACTTTAGTCTGCTGGCATCCATCGCACGATTAAAATCTGAAATTAATGACACCCCGTTAGTTTTTCCAAAAGAGCTAGATAAATTCCCTGAGTACAAAAAGCGCGAGCGAGAAATCTTTAAGAGTCGCCAGCAATCAAAGGAGTCTGAATTATCCATTGTGAAAGAACAGGTGGAGCAGGTTCAGCAGGATTTAAAAAGCACTCAAGCACAGAAAAGGCGTTTAGAACGCAGTAGGCGATTATTGAAGCGCGAATATGAAATGACCAAGCCACTAGCGAGGCAAGGTGTTGTATCTGAAGTGGAAATGATTCAACTGGAGCAGCGGCTTAATGATTTAGAGGGCGAGCTGGAAACGACCGGCCTGGCAATACCAAAACTAGAGTCTTCCTATAAAGAAACGCAGCAACAAGAACAAGAAGTACGTTTGGAGTTTAAAGAAAAGGCTGTATCAGAACTGAAAGAAGCGGAGGTGAAAATAGCTCAGTTGGTTGAATCTCGGTCATCAATTGAAGATCAGGTGCAAAGGACTTCAGTTCGTTCTCCAGTGGCGGGGATTGTTAAGAAAATTAATATCACCACCATTGGTGGTGTAGTACAGCCAGGCATGAATTTAATAGAAATTGTGCCACTGGAAGATACGCTATTGGTTGAGGCCAAAATAAGGCCAAAAGATATTGCCTTTATTCGTCTTGGCTTAAAAGCAGTGGTCAAGTTCACTGCCTATGATTTTGCCATTTACGGTGGCTTAGATGGTATTGTGGAGCATATTAGTGCTGATACTATTCAAGATGAAGAAGATGAAAGTTACTACTTGGTTAGAATAAGAACTGAAGAGAGCAATCTTGGTAGTAAGGACAAACCTTTGCCTATCATTCCAGGCATGCTGGCGGGTGTGGATATCATCACTGGTAAGAAAACAGTGCTTGATTATTTATTGAAACCTATCTTAAGAGCAAAACAGAATGCATTGACTGAGCGCTGA
- a CDS encoding response regulator transcription factor, producing MLTLLLYSPSEHVCLHWQRALADANYKLITTSSLQDALSNLRTIHESIYLLHERDLADPLSMIPELIKQQPQTKVVVLEDEYDTKRAYTYFQAGVVGVCNAFMAAKQIPLLIAVVSQGQVWCGKPFMEAMVKSLAQQPNRKNANSELLHKLSPREQEVALQVVEGLNNKEISNKMGVSERTIKAHLSNIFKKLEVKDRLQLALCLRQ from the coding sequence ATGCTGACTTTACTTTTATACAGTCCATCAGAGCATGTTTGCCTACATTGGCAAAGAGCCCTTGCTGATGCCAATTATAAATTAATAACTACCTCTTCATTGCAAGATGCTTTAAGCAACTTGCGTACTATACATGAAAGTATTTATCTCCTGCACGAACGTGATCTAGCTGATCCGCTGTCCATGATTCCCGAACTGATAAAGCAACAACCTCAAACCAAAGTGGTGGTGCTTGAGGATGAGTACGACACCAAGCGGGCGTACACTTATTTTCAGGCTGGTGTAGTGGGTGTGTGTAATGCGTTTATGGCTGCAAAGCAAATCCCATTATTAATTGCTGTTGTATCACAAGGACAAGTGTGGTGCGGTAAACCTTTTATGGAAGCTATGGTAAAAAGTCTGGCTCAGCAACCGAATAGAAAAAATGCAAATTCGGAACTATTACACAAACTGTCGCCAAGAGAACAGGAAGTTGCATTACAAGTAGTGGAAGGACTTAATAATAAAGAAATCTCCAATAAAATGGGTGTATCGGAACGAACAATAAAAGCCCATCTTTCCAACATTTTTAAAAAACTCGAAGTAAAAGATCGACTACAACTCGCTTTATGCTTAAGGCAGTGA
- a CDS encoding retention module-containing protein, giving the protein MKDQQGLNNSQNNLNDSTVIIGEVKGISGKAIATSENGSQRILHTDDNIFRNDKIQVISGTVHIEFFESNGYVTLGPGDRVLLDESVYTAEPHYVPESVVDAKAIIAAIDLGADPTKLLPPTAAGPKTPAPAAIEENEGSPGFPVIDRDGHSTIAETDFNTAPFAGIPVVGFVDDDDDENNTGEEETPEDPTDPTDPTDPTDPTDPTDPTDPTDPTDPTDPTDPTDPTDPETPDITTNKFYLPENSQSSTEVGRVKATDPTGNGIKFSFENGSLVSQDGYFEIDPDTGVIYLTLLGSETNQNGLLDFESDPNMATVWVQVTDSAGNSTSEAVNICITNVNEPPTIDLDSDLTVLEDCVDTSNPIKIGTLKAVDPDNNFDHYVITGKDKDLVEISGNMIQLKPGVTLEVGTISISIVGVDEGGLTSNQVDFSVDVVDTKCPIIIDDKFYLEENSAAGTVVGKVEVKDSSPVKFNFENGTQTSSDGYFTIDAVTGVITLTAIGAATNANGLLDFESNPNMDTLRVSVMDSAGNTTVADVTICITDVDEPQPPVINCDKFYLAENSLSDTVVGNVEGTGGTGKLKYKFENGSQTSQDGYFSIDATTGVVTLTALGAATNSNGLLDFESNPNMDTLRVSVMDEAGNTTTQDVIICITDVDEPQPPVINCDKFYLAENSLSSTVVGNVEGAGGTGRLTYRFENGTQTSQDGYFTIDAVTGVIMLTALGAATNASGLLDFESNPNMDVLRVSVTDEAGNTTTQDVTICITDENEAPTIDLDSSLTVLEDCADTSNGIFIGTLSATDPEQNFDHYEISGDDKDLVEIVGNELRLKPNVVLDANANPVISVSVVGVDQEGLTSNQVDFSVDVIDPNNPISQTDIYDFGPSQGTAANPAEETIDQFNIAEGDALNLKDLLVDEENNPLDEYLDFEFANGSTTIDVSPMANGPVTQKIVLNGVDLSDQAHYGTEDTGIILSNLLNNNNLIID; this is encoded by the coding sequence ATGAAGGACCAACAGGGGTTAAACAATTCACAAAATAATCTGAACGATTCGACAGTTATTATTGGTGAAGTAAAGGGAATTTCAGGAAAAGCAATCGCAACTTCTGAAAATGGAAGCCAGAGAATTTTACACACTGACGATAATATTTTTAGAAATGATAAAATTCAGGTAATTTCTGGCACAGTTCACATAGAGTTTTTTGAAAGTAATGGCTACGTCACCCTAGGTCCAGGGGATAGAGTTTTACTTGATGAGTCGGTATATACAGCTGAACCACATTATGTGCCAGAATCAGTCGTAGATGCTAAAGCGATAATTGCTGCTATCGATTTAGGTGCTGACCCCACTAAATTATTACCTCCAACTGCAGCGGGCCCAAAAACACCTGCACCAGCAGCGATTGAAGAAAATGAAGGCTCGCCAGGCTTTCCTGTTATTGATAGAGATGGTCATTCAACCATTGCTGAAACAGATTTTAATACAGCGCCTTTTGCTGGTATCCCCGTGGTTGGCTTTGTGGATGACGATGATGATGAAAATAATACAGGTGAAGAGGAAACACCAGAAGATCCAACAGATCCAACAGATCCAACAGATCCAACAGATCCAACAGATCCAACAGATCCAACAGATCCAACAGATCCAACAGATCCAACAGATCCAACAGATCCAACAGATCCAACAGATCCAGAAACGCCCGATATAACAACTAATAAGTTTTATTTACCTGAAAATAGTCAGTCAAGTACTGAGGTTGGCAGGGTAAAGGCTACAGATCCAACAGGTAATGGAATTAAATTCAGTTTTGAAAATGGCTCGTTAGTTAGCCAGGATGGTTATTTTGAAATAGATCCAGATACTGGCGTAATATATTTAACTCTACTTGGTTCGGAAACTAATCAAAATGGACTGCTTGATTTTGAAAGCGATCCAAATATGGCGACTGTTTGGGTACAAGTAACAGATAGTGCAGGTAACTCAACAAGTGAAGCCGTTAATATTTGTATTACTAATGTTAATGAGCCACCTACAATTGACCTGGATAGTGATTTAACAGTTTTAGAAGACTGTGTTGATACTTCTAATCCAATCAAGATTGGTACTTTAAAAGCCGTTGATCCTGATAATAATTTCGATCACTACGTTATTACTGGTAAGGATAAAGATCTCGTTGAAATTTCAGGCAATATGATTCAGCTCAAGCCTGGAGTTACCTTAGAAGTAGGTACAATCAGTATTTCGATTGTTGGTGTAGATGAAGGAGGTTTAACCAGTAATCAAGTCGACTTTAGTGTTGATGTTGTTGATACTAAATGCCCAATAATTATTGATGATAAGTTTTACCTAGAAGAAAATAGTGCTGCGGGTACAGTGGTAGGCAAAGTTGAAGTAAAAGACTCAAGTCCTGTTAAATTTAACTTTGAGAATGGCACTCAAACCAGTAGTGATGGTTATTTCACTATTGATGCCGTCACTGGTGTTATTACATTAACTGCAATTGGTGCAGCTACAAATGCCAATGGTTTATTAGATTTCGAAAGCAATCCTAATATGGATACGTTGCGTGTTTCTGTCATGGATAGCGCAGGTAATACTACTGTTGCAGACGTTACCATTTGTATTACCGATGTTGATGAGCCGCAACCCCCTGTCATTAACTGCGATAAATTTTATTTAGCCGAAAACAGTCTATCGGATACTGTAGTTGGTAATGTTGAAGGAACGGGTGGTACAGGCAAGCTGAAATATAAATTTGAAAATGGTTCTCAAACCAGTCAGGATGGTTATTTTAGTATTGATGCAACTACAGGGGTTGTCACATTAACTGCGCTTGGAGCTGCTACAAATAGTAATGGCCTGTTAGATTTCGAAAGCAATCCTAATATGGATACACTGCGTGTTTCTGTTATGGATGAAGCAGGAAATACGACAACTCAAGACGTCATCATCTGTATTACCGATGTTGATGAGCCGCAACCCCCTGTCATTAACTGCGATAAATTTTATTTAGCTGAAAACAGTCTCTCGAGTACTGTAGTTGGTAATGTTGAAGGAGCAGGTGGCACTGGCAGACTGACGTATAGGTTTGAAAATGGCACTCAAACCAGTCAAGACGGTTATTTTACGATTGATGCCGTTACTGGTGTGATTATGTTAACCGCTCTGGGTGCTGCAACCAATGCGAGTGGCTTATTGGATTTTGAAAGCAACCCTAATATGGATGTGTTGCGTGTTTCTGTCACGGATGAAGCAGGAAATACCACTACCCAAGACGTTACTATTTGTATTACCGATGAAAATGAGGCGCCTACAATTGATTTAGATAGTAGTCTCACAGTATTAGAAGACTGTGCAGACACTTCTAATGGTATTTTTATTGGCACTCTATCTGCGACTGATCCAGAACAAAATTTTGATCATTATGAAATTTCTGGAGATGACAAAGATTTAGTTGAAATTGTTGGCAATGAGTTACGCTTGAAACCGAATGTCGTACTAGATGCCAATGCCAATCCAGTTATATCGGTGTCAGTGGTAGGCGTGGACCAGGAAGGACTAACCAGCAACCAGGTTGACTTTTCAGTGGATGTAATTGACCCAAATAACCCTATATCACAAACTGATATTTATGATTTTGGGCCGAGTCAAGGGACTGCAGCGAACCCAGCAGAAGAAACCATTGATCAATTCAATATCGCTGAGGGCGACGCACTAAACTTAAAAGACCTGCTTGTCGATGAGGAAAATAACCCCTTAGATGAATATTTGGATTTTGAGTTTGCAAATGGCTCAACAACAATTGATGTAAGCCCAATGGCAAATGGCCCAGTGACTCAAAAAATTGTCTTAAATGGAGTTGATTTATCTGATCAAGCCCATTACGGGACAGAAGATACAGGCATTATTCTAAGCAATCTGCTAAATAATAATAACTTGATTATTGACTAA
- a CDS encoding GIY-YIG nuclease family protein yields MTKTTTDWLVYIVECADNTLYTGITNNLERRISQHNAGTGAKYLKGRTPVNLVYSEDGHNRSSASKREKNIKQLTRQQKLKLVIEYSS; encoded by the coding sequence ATGACAAAAACAACGACAGACTGGTTAGTTTATATAGTGGAGTGTGCTGATAATACTTTATATACAGGTATTACCAATAATTTGGAACGAAGAATCAGTCAGCATAATGCAGGAACAGGCGCCAAATATTTGAAAGGCCGTACGCCTGTTAATCTCGTTTATAGTGAGGATGGGCATAATCGGTCAAGTGCATCTAAACGCGAAAAAAATATAAAGCAGCTGACTCGTCAACAAAAATTGAAGTTAGTTATTGAGTACTCCTCTTAA
- a CDS encoding YbaY family lipoprotein has product MRQHLVCLLTVLLPIINVTAAEQEVDKGTNIVTGSVSYLQRIALPKEAVVNVQLVDVSLQDAPAIVINEQTYSGKQVPIQFNLKYQPKEIKPTHDYAVQANITVNGKLWFINTKRYSVLTKGNEDKADLVLEMVK; this is encoded by the coding sequence ATGAGGCAACATTTAGTGTGTTTGCTGACAGTTCTATTACCAATTATTAATGTGACTGCTGCAGAACAGGAGGTTGATAAAGGCACTAATATTGTAACTGGTTCTGTTTCCTATTTACAGCGGATTGCTTTACCTAAAGAGGCTGTAGTCAATGTGCAGCTCGTGGATGTTTCGTTACAGGATGCTCCTGCTATAGTCATTAATGAACAAACTTATAGTGGTAAGCAAGTACCTATTCAATTTAATTTAAAATATCAGCCTAAAGAAATTAAACCCACTCATGATTATGCTGTGCAAGCAAATATCACAGTGAATGGTAAGCTCTGGTTTATTAATACTAAGCGATATAGTGTCTTAACGAAAGGTAATGAAGATAAGGCAGATTTAGTACTAGAAATGGTGAAATAG
- a CDS encoding tryptophan--tRNA ligase → MSKTRVLTGITTTGTPHLGNYVGAIRPAIEASKQDDVQSYYFLADYHAIVKARDPERIHQSTKEIAATWLALGLNTDKACFYRQSDIPEIMELNWIISCLTAKGLMNRAHAYKAAVQQNEEEGSSDPDKGITMGLFGYPVLMAADILVLNAQKVPVGRDQVQHLEMTRDIAGRMNHHYKVGFNLPEAVVDIDSAVLSGLDGRKMSKSYDNTIPLFVPEKKLRKLIMKIKTNSLEPGEPKDPHTCTLFEIFSAFANEDEIQAKRARYEAGAAWGELKQELFEYLNNHLKEPRARYEELLSNPDHIEKILLQGAEKARSETTPLLDKIRHSIGIRPINS, encoded by the coding sequence ATGAGTAAAACCAGAGTATTAACAGGGATTACCACTACAGGAACCCCTCATTTAGGAAACTATGTAGGAGCCATCCGCCCTGCAATTGAAGCCAGCAAACAAGATGACGTACAGTCTTACTACTTCCTGGCCGACTATCACGCTATTGTAAAAGCCCGTGATCCTGAAAGAATTCATCAGTCTACTAAAGAAATTGCAGCAACCTGGTTAGCTCTTGGCCTAAATACTGACAAAGCCTGCTTTTATCGCCAATCAGACATCCCTGAAATAATGGAGCTTAACTGGATAATCTCCTGCTTAACAGCAAAAGGCTTGATGAACCGTGCCCACGCTTACAAAGCAGCTGTTCAGCAAAATGAAGAAGAAGGCTCTAGCGATCCCGATAAAGGTATCACCATGGGGCTATTTGGCTACCCGGTATTGATGGCTGCTGACATTTTGGTACTCAACGCACAAAAAGTACCAGTAGGTAGAGACCAAGTTCAACACCTGGAAATGACCAGAGATATCGCAGGCCGTATGAACCATCATTATAAAGTTGGTTTTAATCTGCCTGAAGCAGTAGTTGATATAGACTCAGCAGTGTTAAGCGGATTAGATGGGCGTAAAATGAGTAAAAGCTACGACAACACTATCCCCTTATTCGTACCAGAGAAAAAACTACGTAAGCTGATTATGAAAATCAAAACCAATTCTCTGGAGCCAGGTGAACCGAAAGACCCTCACACTTGTACGCTATTTGAAATTTTCAGCGCATTTGCTAATGAAGATGAGATTCAAGCTAAACGAGCCAGATATGAAGCTGGCGCTGCATGGGGTGAGTTAAAACAAGAGTTATTTGAATACCTGAACAACCATCTTAAAGAGCCTAGAGCAAGATATGAAGAGCTGCTAAGCAATCCTGACCATATAGAAAAAATTCTTCTACAAGGAGCAGAAAAAGCACGTTCAGAAACCACACCTCTTTTAGATAAAATTCGTCACTCAATTGGTATACGACCAATTAATTCCTAG
- a CDS encoding cupin domain-containing protein, with amino-acid sequence MSDDSKQRQYSKVNANFYKRVVIKPEDYQWVSSPVKGVTRMMLDRIGEEIGRATSLVRYEPNSQFTEHMHAGGEEFLVVEGVFADEHGEYPVGSYIRNPIGTSHSPQVGEKGALIFVKLHQFNQADTTPVSINTHRQLWQQGLVSGLKVIPLHEFQGENIALVKWAPNTQFKLHIHPGGEEILVLDGVLYDEDGEYPAGTWLRNPPYSRHMPYTKEAGAMIYVKVGHLPPEGQN; translated from the coding sequence ATGTCTGATGATTCTAAGCAAAGGCAATATTCAAAAGTAAACGCAAATTTTTATAAGCGGGTAGTTATTAAACCAGAGGATTACCAGTGGGTTAGCTCACCTGTAAAAGGTGTTACTAGAATGATGCTTGATCGAATTGGAGAAGAGATAGGTAGAGCAACTTCGTTGGTGCGTTATGAGCCTAATAGCCAATTTACGGAACATATGCATGCAGGTGGTGAAGAGTTTTTGGTGGTTGAAGGAGTCTTTGCTGATGAGCATGGAGAATATCCAGTGGGGAGTTATATCCGAAACCCAATTGGTACTTCTCATTCGCCACAGGTAGGTGAAAAGGGAGCGCTGATTTTTGTCAAGCTTCACCAGTTTAATCAGGCTGATACCACTCCTGTCTCTATCAATACCCATAGACAACTATGGCAACAGGGCTTAGTTTCAGGTTTAAAAGTAATACCTTTACATGAGTTTCAAGGAGAAAATATAGCTCTGGTGAAGTGGGCGCCAAATACCCAGTTTAAGTTGCATATTCATCCTGGTGGCGAAGAAATTTTAGTGCTTGATGGTGTGCTATATGATGAGGATGGTGAATACCCTGCAGGTACTTGGTTACGCAATCCACCTTATAGTAGGCATATGCCTTATACAAAGGAAGCAGGTGCAATGATTTATGTAAAAGTAGGGCATTTACCACCAGAGGGGCAAAATTAA
- a CDS encoding SpoVR family protein, producing the protein MKKKQPISTGSEWTFKLVEKYDQEISRVAEFYQLDTYPNQIEVISSEQMMDAYASTGMPLMYSHWSFGKQFLNTQQNYRRGYMGLAYEIVINSCPCIAYLMEENTMTMQALVIAHASYGHNSFFKGNYLFRTWTDATSIVDYLLFAKNYINKCEERYGIDAVEDIVDSCHALMNYGVNRYKRPAPLSTEEEKARQQEREEYRQRQLNELWNTIPKQENKGKNKKEKRFPDDPEENILYFFEKNAPLLETWQREVIRIIRKVAQYFYPQRQTQVMNEGWACFWHYTILHHLHEEGLVTDGFIMEMLHSHSNVVFQPSFDDPRYSGINPYTLGFNMMTDIRRICENPTEEDKRWFPDIAGSNWLETLHFAMKNFKDESFILQFLSPKVIRDLKLFSIRDDENLPYLEVEAIHNDEGYRIVREALAAQYNLGNREPNIQVYNVDVRGDRSLTLRHYQHQHRPLGKTTPEMLKHIHNLWGFDVHLESIRDKKVHSSYHCPPKEVEEEKSMIELT; encoded by the coding sequence ATGAAAAAGAAGCAACCTATTTCAACAGGCTCTGAATGGACTTTCAAATTAGTTGAAAAGTATGACCAAGAAATAAGCCGGGTTGCCGAATTTTATCAGCTTGATACTTACCCAAACCAAATTGAAGTCATCAGCTCTGAACAAATGATGGATGCCTACGCTTCAACAGGTATGCCATTAATGTATAGCCACTGGTCTTTCGGCAAACAATTTTTAAATACCCAGCAAAATTACCGTCGCGGTTATATGGGGCTGGCTTACGAGATTGTTATTAATTCTTGTCCTTGTATTGCCTATTTAATGGAAGAAAATACCATGACCATGCAGGCACTGGTTATTGCCCATGCCAGTTATGGTCATAATTCATTTTTTAAAGGAAATTATCTTTTCCGCACCTGGACTGACGCCACATCAATTGTGGACTATTTATTGTTTGCTAAAAATTATATTAATAAGTGCGAAGAACGATACGGTATTGATGCTGTAGAAGATATTGTAGACTCTTGTCATGCCTTAATGAATTATGGTGTTAACCGCTATAAACGCCCTGCACCACTCTCAACTGAAGAAGAAAAGGCACGTCAACAAGAACGAGAAGAGTATCGCCAACGTCAGCTTAATGAACTTTGGAATACAATTCCCAAACAAGAAAACAAAGGAAAAAACAAAAAAGAAAAACGCTTTCCGGATGATCCAGAAGAGAATATTCTCTATTTCTTTGAAAAAAATGCACCTTTACTAGAAACCTGGCAACGGGAAGTTATCAGAATTATCCGTAAAGTTGCTCAATATTTTTATCCACAGCGTCAAACCCAGGTAATGAATGAAGGCTGGGCTTGTTTTTGGCACTACACTATTTTGCATCATTTGCATGAGGAAGGCCTGGTAACTGATGGCTTTATCATGGAAATGTTGCACTCGCACTCTAATGTGGTTTTTCAACCCAGTTTTGATGACCCCCGCTATTCTGGCATCAACCCTTATACCTTAGGCTTTAATATGATGACTGACATTCGTCGTATTTGCGAAAACCCTACCGAAGAAGATAAGCGTTGGTTCCCGGATATTGCAGGCTCAAACTGGTTAGAAACCCTGCATTTTGCAATGAAAAACTTTAAAGATGAAAGCTTCATTCTGCAGTTTTTATCACCAAAAGTTATTCGGGACTTAAAGTTGTTTTCCATTAGAGATGATGAAAACCTGCCTTACCTGGAAGTTGAAGCCATTCATAATGACGAAGGCTATCGCATTGTTCGAGAAGCATTAGCAGCACAATACAACCTGGGTAACCGGGAGCCGAATATTCAAGTTTACAATGTTGACGTTAGAGGTGATCGTTCGCTGACCTTACGCCATTATCAACATCAACATCGTCCACTCGGTAAAACAACACCAGAAATGCTAAAACACATACATAATCTCTGGGGCTTTGATGTACACTTAGAGTCTATCAGGGATAAAAAAGTACATAGCAGTTATCACTGCCCACCAAAAGAGGTAGAAGAAGAAAAATCAATGATTGAGTTAACCTGA
- a CDS encoding YeaH/YhbH family protein, which yields MSHIIDRRLNGKNKSTVNRQRFLHRYKKHIKRAVADAVNKRSITDVESGSQITIPDKDLSEPIFHHGRGGQNTIVHPGNKEFVKGDKIRRPEAGGGSGSGSGRASNQGEGMDDFTFQINHDEFLEYMFEDLELPHLVKKQLKESTAYKFRLAGFTSKGTPEKLNIIRSLRSAHARRIALSGSDRKEIRELKRELREMEVNPGAYDEIRAKEIKDRIRELNIKLRRLPFIDEFDLKYNNYVKTPVPSTKAVMFCVMDVSGSMTQEIKDIAKRFFILLYLFLKRTYKEIDVVFIRHHTSAKEVDENDFFYSRETGGTIVSSALELSRDVIKERYPVQDWNIYIAQASDGDNWEGDSTICSDILVNHIMPLVQYFAYVEITDRHHQNLWREYDKITEEFPNTFAMQQIKSVNDIYPVFRQLFERKEA from the coding sequence ATGAGTCATATTATAGATAGACGCCTCAACGGTAAAAACAAAAGCACGGTTAACCGCCAGCGTTTTCTGCACCGTTATAAAAAACACATTAAGCGGGCAGTAGCCGATGCAGTTAACAAGCGAAGTATTACCGACGTAGAAAGCGGGAGCCAAATTACCATACCAGATAAGGATCTATCTGAGCCTATATTTCACCATGGAAGAGGTGGGCAAAACACTATTGTCCACCCAGGCAATAAAGAATTTGTTAAAGGTGATAAAATCCGTCGCCCTGAAGCTGGGGGCGGTTCTGGTAGTGGATCAGGACGTGCCAGTAATCAAGGCGAAGGTATGGATGATTTTACCTTTCAAATAAACCATGACGAATTTCTGGAATACATGTTTGAGGATTTAGAGTTACCTCACCTAGTAAAAAAACAGTTGAAAGAGTCAACTGCCTATAAATTTAGGCTGGCAGGTTTTACCAGCAAAGGTACTCCTGAAAAACTCAATATCATTCGTTCATTACGTAGTGCTCATGCCCGTCGCATTGCTTTGTCAGGCTCTGACCGTAAAGAAATTCGCGAATTAAAACGTGAATTGCGGGAAATGGAAGTTAACCCAGGTGCTTATGATGAAATTCGTGCCAAAGAAATAAAAGACCGCATTCGTGAATTAAATATCAAACTCAGACGCTTACCTTTTATTGATGAATTTGACTTAAAATACAATAACTATGTAAAAACTCCTGTTCCTAGCACCAAAGCGGTAATGTTTTGTGTAATGGATGTTTCTGGCTCTATGACACAAGAAATTAAAGACATTGCTAAACGATTTTTTATTTTGCTCTACTTGTTTCTAAAACGAACTTACAAGGAAATTGATGTCGTTTTTATTCGACATCACACATCAGCTAAAGAAGTAGATGAAAACGACTTTTTCTATTCTCGCGAAACAGGTGGCACCATTGTTTCCAGTGCATTAGAACTCAGTCGCGATGTCATTAAAGAGCGTTATCCTGTTCAGGATTGGAATATTTATATCGCCCAAGCGTCTGATGGCGATAACTGGGAAGGTGATTCTACTATTTGTAGTGATATTTTGGTTAATCACATCATGCCATTAGTGCAATATTTTGCTTATGTGGAAATCACTGATCGGCACCACCAAAACTTATGGCGAGAATACGATAAAATCACCGAAGAGTTTCCAAATACTTTTGCCATGCAACAAATCAAGTCGGTTAATGATATATATCCAGTCTTCCGACAATTATTCGAAAGGAAGGAAGCATGA